Proteins encoded within one genomic window of Pseudomonas cannabina:
- a CDS encoding RodZ domain-containing protein, producing MKAAHPEVVATTRVNPGETLRQVRESRSWSLPDVALRLNLTVSSLSNLENGNFEKLPGHTFARGYVRAYAKLLDLDQAVLVEQFDQYTGTDGKGSPVHALGRIEEPVRLSHNILRIVSLLLLVVLVGGGFFWWQDQASLRGKDQSGLNMEHVEVESADGTTQIHPLDEPEEAPVAEVPPAGQTSLPLNTGAPASEAPSVAPSTPAATHSTAQPQTPAAATPPAANMAQAPVASPNVPSMPTTPAEQPAAVVAGAGQVTVQFVADCWTQVTDGNGKVLVSGLKRKGENLDVSGKPPLTLRLGYARGAQVSYNGQAVDVTPFTSGETARLKLGQ from the coding sequence ATGAAAGCGGCGCATCCCGAAGTTGTAGCAACCACCCGCGTGAATCCTGGAGAAACCCTGCGCCAGGTCCGCGAGAGCAGGAGCTGGTCGCTGCCAGATGTGGCTTTGAGGCTAAACCTTACCGTGTCCTCCCTGAGCAACCTGGAGAACGGCAATTTTGAAAAGCTGCCTGGGCATACATTTGCTCGGGGGTATGTGCGTGCCTATGCCAAACTGCTTGATCTGGATCAGGCGGTACTGGTCGAACAGTTCGACCAATACACCGGAACCGACGGCAAAGGCAGTCCGGTGCATGCGTTGGGGCGTATCGAAGAGCCCGTCAGGCTTTCCCACAATATTTTGCGCATTGTCAGCCTGTTGTTGCTGGTCGTGTTGGTCGGCGGCGGTTTCTTCTGGTGGCAGGATCAGGCGTCCTTGCGTGGCAAGGACCAGTCCGGGCTGAACATGGAACACGTCGAGGTCGAAAGCGCCGACGGCACTACCCAGATTCACCCGCTGGACGAACCGGAAGAAGCGCCGGTGGCCGAAGTGCCACCTGCCGGGCAGACCTCGTTGCCGTTGAACACCGGCGCACCTGCCAGTGAAGCGCCGAGCGTGGCACCTTCCACACCTGCTGCTACTCATTCCACTGCGCAGCCACAAACGCCTGCGGCTGCAACCCCGCCTGCAGCGAACATGGCACAAGCACCCGTTGCCTCGCCGAATGTGCCGTCCATGCCGACGACACCTGCCGAGCAGCCCGCAGCCGTTGTGGCCGGTGCGGGCCAGGTGACCGTGCAGTTCGTCGCCGATTGCTGGACTCAGGTGACTGACGGCAACGGCAAAGTGCTGGTCAGCGGTCTGAAGCGCAAGGGCGAGAACCTCGATGTCAGCGGCAAGCCGCCGTTAACCCTGCGTCTGGGCTACGCGCGCGGTGCGCAGGTCAGCTATAACGGTCAGGCGGTTGACGTCACACCTTTCACCAGTGGCGAAACTGCTCGCCTGAAACTGGGGCAATAA
- the pilW gene encoding type IV pilus biogenesis/stability protein PilW, producing MSVRALCLLYVVMLLTACVSTGNVNPLTTKQGRDEARRAYVQLGLGYLQEGQTERAKIPLKRALELDSSDPQANAALALVFQTEMEPELAEQYFHEALSASNNETRIVNNYGSFLYEQKRYKEAYERFEQAAADNLYPERSRVFESLGMTSLQLGNREQAREQFTKALRLDRRLSRSLLEMALMSYEDKQYVPARDYYDRFSQLSEQNARSLLLGARLAKIYDDRNKAASLGLLLKRLYPGTPEYQQYLSEQ from the coding sequence ATGTCTGTGCGTGCCTTGTGTTTACTGTATGTGGTCATGCTGCTGACGGCCTGTGTGTCTACGGGCAATGTCAATCCGCTCACCACTAAGCAGGGGCGCGACGAGGCACGCAGGGCCTACGTGCAACTCGGCCTGGGTTACCTTCAGGAAGGGCAGACCGAGCGGGCCAAGATTCCCTTGAAACGAGCGCTTGAGCTCGACAGTTCCGATCCGCAGGCCAACGCCGCACTGGCGCTGGTGTTTCAAACCGAAATGGAACCTGAGCTCGCCGAGCAGTATTTTCACGAGGCGCTGTCCGCCAGCAACAATGAAACCCGCATCGTCAATAATTACGGCAGTTTTCTTTACGAACAGAAGCGTTACAAGGAAGCCTACGAGCGTTTCGAACAGGCCGCGGCCGATAATCTGTATCCTGAGCGGTCACGGGTCTTCGAAAGTCTGGGCATGACCTCATTGCAGTTGGGCAATCGCGAACAGGCCCGCGAGCAGTTTACCAAGGCACTGCGCCTTGACCGCCGACTGTCGCGATCCTTGCTGGAAATGGCTCTGATGTCCTATGAGGACAAGCAATATGTGCCAGCGCGAGATTATTACGACCGTTTTAGCCAGCTCAGCGAGCAAAATGCACGTAGTCTATTGCTCGGTGCGCGCCTGGCGAAGATCTATGATGATCGTAACAAGGCGGCCAGTCTTGGTCTGCTATTGAAAAGACTCTATCCCGGTACGCCGGAATATCAGCAATACCTGTCGGAGCAATGA
- the ispG gene encoding flavodoxin-dependent (E)-4-hydroxy-3-methylbut-2-enyl-diphosphate synthase, producing MHGESPIKRRVSRKIWVGSVPVGGDAPIAVQSMTNSDTNDVAATVAQINRLEAAGVDIVRVSVPDMDAAEAFGRIKQLVKVPLVADIHFDHRIALRVAELGVDCLRINPGNIGREDRVRAVVDAARDRGIPIRIGVNAGSLEKDLQKKYGEPTPEALVESALRHVEHLERLNFQDFKVSVKASDVFMAVAAYRLLAKEIVQPLHLGITEAGGLRSGTVKSAVGLGMLLAEGIGDTIRISLAADPVEEVKVGYDILKSLRLRSRGINFIACPSCSRQNFDVVKTMNELEGRLEDLLVPLDVAVIGCVVNGPGEAKEAHIGLTGGTPNLIYIDGKPAQKLTNDNLVDELERLIREKAAEKTAADASVIVRG from the coding sequence ATGCACGGCGAATCTCCGATCAAGCGGCGTGTTTCCCGCAAAATATGGGTGGGTTCTGTACCGGTCGGCGGCGATGCGCCGATTGCCGTACAGAGCATGACCAACAGCGACACCAATGATGTTGCCGCTACCGTTGCACAGATTAATCGTCTAGAAGCGGCAGGCGTTGATATCGTGCGGGTTTCCGTCCCGGACATGGATGCTGCCGAAGCATTCGGCCGCATCAAGCAGTTGGTCAAAGTACCATTGGTCGCGGATATTCATTTCGACCACCGGATCGCTCTGCGTGTGGCCGAACTGGGCGTCGATTGCCTGCGTATCAACCCTGGCAACATCGGTCGTGAAGACCGTGTGCGCGCGGTCGTCGATGCAGCGCGTGATCGCGGCATTCCGATCCGCATCGGCGTCAATGCCGGATCGCTGGAAAAAGACCTGCAAAAAAAGTACGGCGAGCCTACGCCGGAAGCGTTGGTCGAATCGGCGTTGCGTCATGTCGAGCATCTGGAACGCCTGAATTTTCAGGACTTCAAGGTCAGCGTGAAAGCCTCCGACGTGTTCATGGCCGTCGCAGCATATCGCCTGCTGGCCAAAGAGATTGTCCAGCCGCTGCATTTGGGTATTACTGAAGCGGGCGGCCTGCGCTCGGGTACAGTAAAATCGGCTGTCGGCCTCGGTATGCTGCTTGCCGAGGGGATTGGCGATACTATCCGCATCTCGTTGGCCGCTGATCCGGTCGAAGAGGTGAAAGTCGGGTACGACATTCTCAAATCGTTGCGCCTTCGTTCCCGTGGGATCAACTTCATCGCCTGCCCGAGCTGCTCGCGGCAGAATTTCGATGTGGTCAAGACCATGAACGAGCTTGAAGGTCGTCTAGAAGATTTGTTGGTGCCGCTTGATGTTGCGGTCATCGGTTGTGTGGTCAACGGTCCCGGCGAAGCCAAGGAGGCGCATATCGGCCTCACGGGTGGTACGCCGAACCTGATCTACATCGATGGCAAGCCGGCACAGAAACTGACCAACGACAATCTCGTGGACGAGCTTGAACGCTTGATTCGCGAGAAAGCGGCCGAAAAGACCGCAGCCGACGCCTCGGTCATCGTGCGCGGCTAA
- the rlmN gene encoding 23S rRNA (adenine(2503)-C(2))-methyltransferase RlmN: MIASTGKTNLLGLTQPEMEKFFDSIGEKRFRAGQVMKWIHHFGVDDFDAMTNVSKALREKLKACAEVRGPEVVSEDISSDGTRKWVVRVESGSCVETVYIPQGKRGTLCVSSQAGCALDCSFCSTGKQGFNSNLTAAEVIGQVWIANKSFGSVPATVDRAITNVVMMGMGEPLLNFDNVIAAMHLMMDDLGYGISKRRVTLSTSGVVPMIDELSKHIDVSLALSLHAPNDALRNQLVPINKKYPLQMLLESCRRYMSSLGEKRVLTIEYTMLKDINDQVEHAVEMIELLKDTPCKINLIPFNPFPHSGYERPSNNAIRRFQDLLHQAGYNVTVRTTRGEDIDAACGQLVGQVMDRTRRSERYIAVRELSSEADAAPVAATRT; encoded by the coding sequence ATGATTGCATCGACTGGTAAAACCAACCTGCTGGGTCTGACTCAGCCGGAAATGGAGAAATTCTTCGACTCTATCGGGGAGAAGCGCTTCCGTGCCGGTCAGGTCATGAAGTGGATTCACCACTTTGGCGTCGATGATTTCGACGCCATGACGAATGTCAGCAAGGCCTTGCGTGAAAAGCTCAAGGCCTGTGCCGAAGTTCGTGGTCCTGAAGTGGTCAGCGAGGACATTTCCAGCGACGGCACCCGTAAGTGGGTGGTGCGCGTGGAGTCCGGCAGCTGCGTCGAGACCGTCTATATTCCGCAGGGCAAGCGCGGCACCTTGTGTGTTTCGTCCCAGGCGGGCTGTGCCCTGGATTGCAGTTTCTGCTCCACCGGCAAGCAAGGCTTCAACAGCAACCTCACCGCCGCCGAAGTCATTGGCCAGGTGTGGATTGCCAACAAATCCTTTGGCAGCGTCCCGGCGACCGTCGACCGTGCCATCACCAACGTGGTGATGATGGGAATGGGTGAGCCGCTGCTGAATTTCGACAATGTCATTGCTGCCATGCATCTGATGATGGATGACCTGGGGTATGGCATTTCCAAGCGTCGGGTGACGTTGTCCACCTCCGGCGTGGTGCCGATGATCGACGAGCTGTCCAAGCACATCGACGTGTCGCTGGCCTTGTCGCTGCACGCGCCGAATGACGCGCTGCGCAACCAGTTGGTGCCGATCAACAAGAAATACCCGTTGCAGATGCTTCTTGAGTCCTGCCGCCGCTACATGTCCAGTCTGGGCGAGAAGCGCGTGCTGACCATCGAGTACACGATGCTCAAGGACATCAATGACCAGGTCGAGCACGCCGTCGAAATGATCGAGCTTCTCAAGGACACGCCGTGCAAGATCAACCTGATCCCGTTCAACCCGTTCCCGCACTCCGGCTACGAGCGTCCCAGCAATAACGCAATTCGTCGTTTTCAGGACTTGTTGCACCAGGCTGGTTATAACGTCACTGTGCGTACCACGCGTGGCGAAGATATCGATGCTGCATGCGGCCAGCTGGTCGGGCAGGTGATGGATCGCACGCGTCGTAGTGAACGCTATATCGCTGTGCGTGAGCTGAGTTCCGAGGCTGATGCGGCTCCGGTTGCGGCGACCAGAACCTGA